In Lycium ferocissimum isolate CSIRO_LF1 chromosome 11, AGI_CSIRO_Lferr_CH_V1, whole genome shotgun sequence, a single genomic region encodes these proteins:
- the LOC132037969 gene encoding UDP-glycosyltransferase 71K1-like, which produces MSKLELVFVPAPAVGHLVSTCKFAEKLLDRDERLCITILIIRPPPPWDVSIDAYIKRSSSAPEGRRIRYITLPQAEPPPAEELAKSIENYFSLLIANYRTIVKEAIISNKWPDSNPKIIGLVIDMFCSAMIDVANELNIPSYLFFTSGAGFLGFLFYLSVWHDQVGKEFDRSDADLKIAAYAHPVPSKVLPTFAFSKDGYDSFREHGVRFKETKGILINTVAEFESHAVNSLASDPELPPVYTVGFLNDLEGQKGKGNSKTEDEEILKWLNQQPPASVLFLCFGSVGIFEPAQLIEMAIALERSGVRFLWSIRQPVDAEPRKFEELLPEGFLERTKDRGIVCGWAPQVDILAHEATGAFISHCGWNSTVESVWHGVPIVTWPLYAEQHINAFQLVNDLEMAVELTLDYRMRESDHSENVKAEEMEKAIRCIMNCENPMRKRVKDMGEICRNALMEGGSSSISLGRFVETILDS; this is translated from the coding sequence ATGAGCAAATTAGAGCTGGTGTTTGTGCCTGCCCCAGCCGTCGGTCACCTTGTGTCGACATGCAAGTTTGCAGAAAAGTTGCTTGATAGAGATGAAAGGTTATGTATAACAATTCTGATCATAAGGCCACCCCCACCATGGGATGTTAGCATAGATGCCTACATCAAACGAAGCTCCTCTGCTCCGGAGGGCAGACGAATTCGATATATCACACTTCCTCAAGCCGAACCGCCGCCTGCAGAAGAACTAGCCAAGTCCATTGAGAACTATTTCTCTCTATTGATAGCAAATTATCGGACCATTGTGAAGGAAGCAATTATCAGCAACAAGTGGCCTGATTCGAACCCGAAAATTATTGGACTAGTCATTGATATGTTTTGTAGTGCAATGATTGATGTAGCAAATGAACTTAACATTCCTTCCTATCTTTTCTTCACTTCTGGTGCAGGTTTTCTTGGTTTCTTGTTTTATCTGTCTGTATGGCATGACCAAGTTGGGAAAGAATTTGACCGATCCGATGCTGATTTAAAGATAGCAGCCTACGCTCATCCAGTACCCTCGAAAGTATTGCCTACGTTTGCATTCAGCAAGGACGGTTACGACTCATTTCGCGAACATGGTGTCAGGTTCAAAGAAACCAAAGGAATTCTCATCAACACAGTTGCGGAATTTGAAAGTCACGCTGTAAATAGCTTAGCATCTGATCCTGAATTACCTCCAGTTTACACCGTAGGATTTCTTAATGACCTTGAGGGACAAAAAGGTAAGGGAAATTCCAAGACTGAAGATGAAGAAATCTTGAAATGGCTAAACCAGCAGCCACCTGCATCTGTTCTTTTTCTGTGCTTTGGAAGCGTAGGTATTTTTGAGCCAGCACAGTTAATCGAAATGGCAATTGCACTCGAACGAAGTGGAGTTAGGTTCTTGTGGTCAATACGCCAGCCTGTGGATGCTGAACCTAGAAAATTTGAGGAGCTATTGCCGGAAGGGTTCTTGGAGAGGACAAAAGACAGAGGAATAGTATGTGGATGGGCACCCCAAGTCGATATCTTGGCTCACGAGGCAACTGGAGCATTCATATCTCATTGTGGGTGGAATTCGACCGTAGAGAGTGTATGGCATGGAGTTCCAATTGTGACATGGCCCCTTTATGCAGAACAACATATCAATGCGTTTCAATTAGTGAATGATCTTGAGATGGCAGTAGAGCTGACATTGGATTACAGGATGCGCGAAAGTGATCATAGTGAAAATGTGAAGGCAGAGGAGATGGAGAAAGCTATAAGATGCATAATGAACTGCGAAAATCCCATGAGGAAGAGAGTCAAAGATATGGGAGAGATTTGCAGGAATGCATTGATGGAGGGTGGATCTTCTTCTATTTCTCTAGGACGATTCGTTGAAACTATTCTTGATTCCTAG